A genomic stretch from Sphingomonas faeni includes:
- a CDS encoding CDP-alcohol phosphatidyltransferase family protein — MDDGSNGSTDARGQGRFARTRRAPRGLPLRAVAPNAVTALALCSGLSGVRFAIGGQWESAVAMIMVAGVLDGLDGRIARMLHGESRFGAELDSLSDAISFGVAPALIVYLWSLTALPRVGWICSLIFAVFCALRLARFNAKIDESHQPHKSAGFLTGVPAPAGAGLALMPMFFWFWTDEPTFASPYFVAPWVAFVALLMVSSIATYSWSSVKLRSNIRFEAIALVVLLGAAIVSAPWHTLSIICVLYLISMPFSIASYGKIRRQRSSGGRVPEPTSQPSA, encoded by the coding sequence ATCGACGACGGTTCGAACGGTTCGACTGACGCACGTGGCCAAGGGCGGTTCGCCCGTACCCGTCGCGCACCGCGCGGACTTCCCTTGCGGGCGGTAGCGCCCAACGCGGTGACCGCGCTCGCATTGTGCTCCGGCTTGAGCGGCGTGCGGTTCGCAATCGGCGGGCAATGGGAAAGTGCCGTTGCGATGATCATGGTCGCGGGCGTGCTCGACGGACTCGATGGTAGGATCGCGCGCATGCTGCACGGCGAAAGCCGATTTGGCGCGGAACTCGATTCGCTGTCGGACGCCATTTCGTTCGGCGTCGCGCCTGCGCTGATCGTCTATCTATGGTCCCTAACCGCGTTGCCGCGCGTCGGCTGGATCTGCTCGCTGATCTTCGCGGTGTTCTGTGCGCTGCGTCTCGCACGCTTCAATGCCAAGATCGACGAAAGCCATCAGCCGCACAAATCAGCCGGCTTCCTAACAGGCGTTCCGGCCCCCGCCGGCGCAGGCTTGGCGTTGATGCCGATGTTCTTCTGGTTCTGGACCGACGAACCGACTTTCGCATCGCCATACTTCGTGGCGCCGTGGGTCGCGTTCGTCGCGCTCCTGATGGTGTCGAGTATCGCAACCTACTCGTGGAGTTCGGTCAAGCTCCGCAGCAACATCCGGTTCGAGGCCATCGCGCTCGTTGTACTGCTAGGCGCCGCGATCGTGAGCGCCCCGTGGCATACGCTCAGCATAATCTGCGTGCTGTACCTGATCTCAATGCCGTTCAGCATTGCAAGCTACGGTAAGATTAGGCGGCAGCGTTCCAGCGGCGGGCGGGTGCCGGAGCCGACATCGCAGCCCAGCGCCTGA
- the rpsB gene encoding 30S ribosomal protein S2 has product MAAPVVSMQQLIETGAHFGHQTHRWNPKMKPYIFGDRNGVHILDLSQTVPLFARALEFVSSAVAGGGKVLFVGTKRQAQEPVADAARRSGQHFVNHRWLGGMLTNWKTISGSIKRLKTLEEMLSGDTVGLTKKEVLQLTREKDKLELSLGGIRDMGGIPDVMFVIDANKEELAIKEANTLGIPVVAILDSNVSPDGIAFPVPANDDAARAIRLYCEAIAIAATRGGQEQQRRTGADVGAMVEPPKEEALSAEPTVEATADTAQATANADTAAEFAAEGERQIDA; this is encoded by the coding sequence ATGGCGGCTCCAGTCGTCTCCATGCAGCAGCTCATCGAAACGGGCGCGCATTTCGGCCACCAGACGCATCGGTGGAACCCTAAGATGAAGCCTTACATCTTCGGTGATCGTAACGGCGTCCACATTCTCGACCTTTCGCAGACCGTGCCGCTGTTCGCGCGCGCGCTCGAATTCGTCTCGTCGGCCGTTGCCGGTGGTGGCAAGGTCCTGTTCGTGGGCACTAAGCGCCAGGCGCAGGAGCCGGTCGCTGATGCAGCGCGTCGCTCGGGCCAGCACTTCGTCAACCATCGTTGGCTGGGCGGCATGCTCACCAACTGGAAGACCATCTCGGGTTCGATCAAGCGTCTCAAGACGCTCGAGGAAATGCTGTCGGGCGACACCGTCGGCCTGACCAAGAAGGAAGTCCTCCAGCTCACCCGTGAGAAGGACAAGCTCGAGCTTTCGCTCGGCGGCATCCGCGACATGGGCGGCATTCCCGACGTGATGTTCGTGATCGACGCTAACAAGGAAGAGCTGGCGATCAAGGAAGCCAACACGCTGGGTATTCCGGTCGTCGCGATCCTCGATTCGAACGTGTCGCCGGACGGCATCGCCTTCCCGGTTCCCGCGAACGACGACGCGGCCCGCGCTATCCGCCTGTACTGCGAGGCGATCGCGATCGCAGCGACGCGCGGTGGCCAGGAGCAGCAGCGCCGCACCGGTGCCGACGTCGGCGCGATGGTCGAGCCGCCGAAGGAAGAGGCACTGAGCGCAGAGCCGACCGTCGAAGCTACGGCTGACACGGCGCAGGCGACCGCGAATGCCGATACCGCTGCAGAATTCGCAGCCGAGGGTGAGCGCCAGATCGACGCATAA
- the tsf gene encoding translation elongation factor Ts, giving the protein MADITAAMVKDLREKSGAGMMDCKKALSENAGDMEQAMDWLRTKGLAAAAKKSSRTAAEGLVGVAVSGTKGAAVEVNSETDFVAKNDQFQSFVRDVTQIALATGGDIEALKSQTMPSGKTVEEVLTNNVATIGENQSLRRSRTLEVSKGAVVPYIHNQAAPGLGKIGVLVALESEASDEVLQALGKQLAMHIAAAFPKALNEADLDESEIERERAIATEKAAESGKPADIIAKMVEGGIAKYRKEHALVSQLFVMDGKTKISDVVAKAGKDAGAEIKLVDYVRFQLGEGIEKEQSDFAAEVAAASGVPQA; this is encoded by the coding sequence ATGGCCGATATCACGGCAGCAATGGTCAAGGATCTGCGCGAGAAGAGCGGCGCGGGCATGATGGATTGCAAGAAGGCGCTCAGCGAGAACGCCGGCGACATGGAGCAGGCAATGGATTGGCTGCGCACCAAGGGGCTCGCAGCCGCCGCCAAGAAGTCCAGCCGTACCGCGGCCGAGGGCTTGGTCGGCGTCGCCGTGTCGGGCACCAAGGGCGCAGCGGTCGAAGTCAACTCCGAGACCGATTTCGTCGCGAAGAACGACCAGTTCCAGTCGTTCGTCCGTGACGTCACGCAGATCGCGCTCGCAACGGGTGGCGACATCGAGGCGCTGAAGTCGCAGACGATGCCATCGGGCAAGACCGTCGAGGAAGTTCTGACGAACAACGTCGCGACGATCGGCGAGAACCAGTCGCTGCGCCGCTCGCGCACGCTGGAAGTCAGCAAGGGTGCGGTCGTTCCGTACATCCACAACCAGGCGGCACCCGGCCTCGGCAAGATCGGCGTGCTCGTCGCGCTTGAGTCGGAGGCTTCGGACGAGGTTCTCCAGGCACTGGGCAAGCAGCTCGCAATGCACATCGCCGCGGCATTCCCGAAGGCGCTCAACGAAGCCGACCTCGACGAGTCCGAGATCGAGCGCGAGCGCGCGATCGCGACCGAGAAGGCCGCCGAATCGGGCAAGCCTGCCGACATCATCGCCAAGATGGTCGAGGGCGGCATCGCCAAGTACCGCAAGGAGCATGCGCTGGTCAGCCAGCTGTTCGTGATGGACGGCAAGACCAAGATCTCCGACGTCGTCGCCAAGGCCGGCAAGGATGCGGGCGCTGAGATCAAGCTGGTGGACTATGTCCGCTTCCAGCTGGGTGAGGGCATCGAGAAGGAGCAGTCCGACTTCGCAGCCGAAGTCGCTGCCGCATCGGGCGTGCCCCAGGCATAA